One Nicotiana sylvestris chromosome 12, ASM39365v2, whole genome shotgun sequence genomic window carries:
- the LOC104215838 gene encoding inactive glucose-1-phosphate adenylyltransferase small subunit 2, chloroplastic isoform X2 has product MSLPTWFNLKINAPHYVYKPTSKLIPASVPSKLNQSYTQHFECPNSLIPPADQNVAAIVFGDGSNSRLYPLTKRRSESALPIAGNYRLIDAVVSNCINSNIRKIYALTQFNSASLNTHLSRAYSSARIGNEALVEVIAAYQSPEGKGWFQGTADAIRRCLWVLEEYPILEFLLLPGYHLYKMDFQELLEAHWTNRADITVAVLSRTRDNDTEFGTFQLNSENQVIAFKDNPDKRVQNSEKSNDISHDKFASMDIYVVNKEAMIKLLTEYHPLANDFRREVVPGAISLGMNVYAHKFSGYWDDMRSIEAYYRANIESIKNTNKAYCLYDKDSPLYTLPRHLPPTQITDAVITDSVIGDGCFLNRCKIRGTVVGMRTRVGDGAIIEDSVIMGSDTYQSGRAEEDIHIPIGIGEGSRIRKAIIDKNVRIGKNVKILNKENIQECNNEANGYIITGGIVVILKGAIIPNGSII; this is encoded by the exons ATGTCTCTTCCTACTTGGTTTAATCTCAAGATTAATGCCCCTCATTATGTTTACAAGCCTACATCAAAGCTCATTCCAGCTTCTGTTCCATCAAAATTGAATCAATCATATACACAACATTTTGAATGTCCAAACTCTCTAATTCCTCCAGCAGATCAG AATGTTGCAGCAATTGTGTTTGGAGATGGATCAAATTCAAGACTTTATCCATTGACAAAGAGAAGATCAGAGTCTGCACTTCCTATAGCAGGAAACTACAGACTCATTGATGCGGTTGTTAGCAACTGCATCAATAGTAATATAAGGAAGATATATGCACTTACACAATTTAACTCTGCCTCTCTAAATACCCACCTTTCAAGAGCTTATTCGAGTGCACGAATCGGGAACGAAGCATTAGTTGAAGTAATTGCAGCTTATCAGAGTCCTGAGGGCAAAGGCTGGTTTCAG GGAACTGCTGATGCTATAAGAAGATGTTTGTGGGTATTAGAAGAGTACCCGATCCTCGAGTTTCTACTGCTTCCCGGTTACCATCTTTACAAAATGGATTTCCAGGAACTCTTAGAGGCTCACTGGACCAACAGAGCTGATATAACTGTTGCAGTGTTAAGTCGAACGAGGGATAACGATACAGAATTTGGTACTTTCCAACTAAATTCTGAAAATCAAGTCATTGCTTTCAAAGACAATCCAGATAAGAGA GTACAAAATTCagagaaatcaaatgatatttctcATGATAAGTTTGCCAGCATGGATATTTATGTTGTTAATAAAGAGGCTATGATAAAGCTTCTGACAGAGTATCATCCTTTGGCCAATGACTTCAGAAGAGAAGTTGTACCAGGTGCAATTTCCTTAGGAATGAAT GTATATGCACACAAATTCAGCGGGTACTGGGACGATATGAGAAGCATTGAAGCTTACTACCGGGCAAATATAGAAAGCATAAAGAATACAAATAAGGCATATTG CTTGTATGACAAAGACTCTCCGTTATACACTTTGCCTCGACACCTACCTCCAACTCAGATAACTGATGCTGTTATAACGGACTCTGTGATCGGAGATGGATGCTTTCTCAAT AGATGCAAGATCAGAGGTACAGTTGTTGGCATGAGGACGAGAGTAGGAGATGGAGCAATAATTGAGGATTCAGTAATAATGGGTTCTGATACTTACCAA AGTGGTCGTGCAGAGGAGGATATCCACATTCCTATTGGAATTGGAGAAGGCTCACGAATAAGGAAAGCAATAATCGATAAGAATGTGAGAATTGGCAAAAATGTTAAG ATTCTGAATAAGGAAAATATCCAAGAGTGTAATAATGAAGCAAATGGCTACATCATTACTGGAGGCATAGTTGTAATTTTGAAGGGTGCCATTATTCCAAATGGAAGCATTATATGA
- the LOC104215838 gene encoding inactive glucose-1-phosphate adenylyltransferase small subunit 2, chloroplastic isoform X1, translating into MSLPTWFNLKINAPHYVYKPTSKLIPASVPSKLNQSYTQHFECPNSLIPPADQNVAAIVFGDGSNSRLYPLTKRRSESALPIAGNYRLIDAVVSNCINSNIRKIYALTQFNSASLNTHLSRAYSSARIGNEALVEVIAAYQSPEGKGWFQGTADAIRRCLWVLEEYPILEFLLLPGYHLYKMDFQELLEAHWTNRADITVAVLSRTRDNDTEFGTFQLNSENQVIAFKDNPDKRVQNSEKSNDISHDKFASMDIYVVNKEAMIKLLTEYHPLANDFRREVVPGAISLGMNVYAHKFSGYWDDMRSIEAYYRANIESIKNTNKAYCSLYDKDSPLYTLPRHLPPTQITDAVITDSVIGDGCFLNRCKIRGTVVGMRTRVGDGAIIEDSVIMGSDTYQSGRAEEDIHIPIGIGEGSRIRKAIIDKNVRIGKNVKILNKENIQECNNEANGYIITGGIVVILKGAIIPNGSII; encoded by the exons ATGTCTCTTCCTACTTGGTTTAATCTCAAGATTAATGCCCCTCATTATGTTTACAAGCCTACATCAAAGCTCATTCCAGCTTCTGTTCCATCAAAATTGAATCAATCATATACACAACATTTTGAATGTCCAAACTCTCTAATTCCTCCAGCAGATCAG AATGTTGCAGCAATTGTGTTTGGAGATGGATCAAATTCAAGACTTTATCCATTGACAAAGAGAAGATCAGAGTCTGCACTTCCTATAGCAGGAAACTACAGACTCATTGATGCGGTTGTTAGCAACTGCATCAATAGTAATATAAGGAAGATATATGCACTTACACAATTTAACTCTGCCTCTCTAAATACCCACCTTTCAAGAGCTTATTCGAGTGCACGAATCGGGAACGAAGCATTAGTTGAAGTAATTGCAGCTTATCAGAGTCCTGAGGGCAAAGGCTGGTTTCAG GGAACTGCTGATGCTATAAGAAGATGTTTGTGGGTATTAGAAGAGTACCCGATCCTCGAGTTTCTACTGCTTCCCGGTTACCATCTTTACAAAATGGATTTCCAGGAACTCTTAGAGGCTCACTGGACCAACAGAGCTGATATAACTGTTGCAGTGTTAAGTCGAACGAGGGATAACGATACAGAATTTGGTACTTTCCAACTAAATTCTGAAAATCAAGTCATTGCTTTCAAAGACAATCCAGATAAGAGA GTACAAAATTCagagaaatcaaatgatatttctcATGATAAGTTTGCCAGCATGGATATTTATGTTGTTAATAAAGAGGCTATGATAAAGCTTCTGACAGAGTATCATCCTTTGGCCAATGACTTCAGAAGAGAAGTTGTACCAGGTGCAATTTCCTTAGGAATGAAT GTATATGCACACAAATTCAGCGGGTACTGGGACGATATGAGAAGCATTGAAGCTTACTACCGGGCAAATATAGAAAGCATAAAGAATACAAATAAGGCATATTG CAGCTTGTATGACAAAGACTCTCCGTTATACACTTTGCCTCGACACCTACCTCCAACTCAGATAACTGATGCTGTTATAACGGACTCTGTGATCGGAGATGGATGCTTTCTCAAT AGATGCAAGATCAGAGGTACAGTTGTTGGCATGAGGACGAGAGTAGGAGATGGAGCAATAATTGAGGATTCAGTAATAATGGGTTCTGATACTTACCAA AGTGGTCGTGCAGAGGAGGATATCCACATTCCTATTGGAATTGGAGAAGGCTCACGAATAAGGAAAGCAATAATCGATAAGAATGTGAGAATTGGCAAAAATGTTAAG ATTCTGAATAAGGAAAATATCCAAGAGTGTAATAATGAAGCAAATGGCTACATCATTACTGGAGGCATAGTTGTAATTTTGAAGGGTGCCATTATTCCAAATGGAAGCATTATATGA